One genomic window of Micropterus dolomieu isolate WLL.071019.BEF.003 ecotype Adirondacks linkage group LG06, ASM2129224v1, whole genome shotgun sequence includes the following:
- the LOC123972926 gene encoding tubulin beta chain-like isoform X1, whose product MREIVHIQAGQCGNQIGAKFWEVISDEHGIDPTGSYQGDSDLQLERINVYYNEASGSTGSKFVPRAILVDLEPGTMDSVRSGPFGQLFRPDNFVFGQSGAGNNWAKGHYTEGAELVDSVLDVVRKESENCDCLQGFQLTHSLGGGTGSGMGTLLISKIREEYPDRIMNTFSVMPSPKVSDTVVEPYNATLSVHQLVENTDETFCIDNEALYDICFRTLKLTTPTYGDLNHLVSATMSGVTTCLRFPGQLNADLRKLAVNMVPFPRLHFFMPGFAPLTSRGSQQYRALSVPELTQQMFDAKNMMAACDPRHGRYLTVAAIFRGRMSMKEVDEQMLSVQNKNSSYFVEWIPNNVKTAVCDIPPRGLKMSATFIGNSTAIQELFRRISEQFTAMFRRKAFLHWYTGEGMDEMEFTEAESNMNDLVSEYQQYQDATADELGEYEEDEIEDEEEVRHDVRH is encoded by the exons TTCTGGGAGGTGATAAGTGATGAGCATGGCATCGATCCCACCGGTAGTTACCAAGGTGACAGTGACCTGCAGCTGGAGAGGATAAATGTCTACTACAATGAGGcatcag GGAGTACAG GCAGCAAATTTGTCCCCCGTGCCATTCTGGTCGACCTGGAGCCAGGAACCATGGATTCAGTCCGCTCCGGCCCATTTGGACAGCTATTCAGGCCTGACAACTTTGTCTTTG GTCAAAGTGGAGCAGGAAATAATTGGGCCAAGGGTCACTACACTGAGGGAGCTGAGCTGGTGGACTCAGTCTTGGACGTGGTGAGGAAGGAGTCAGAGAACTGCGACTGCCTCCAGGGCTTTCAGCTCACCCACTCACTGGGTGGAGGCACAGGTTCAGGAATGGGTACACTGCTCATCAGCAAGATTCGTGAGGAGTATCCTGACCGTATCATGAACACCTTCAGCGTCATGCCCTCCCCGAAGGTGTCTGACACTGTAGTAGAGCCCTACAACGCCACTCTCTCTGTCCACCAGCTAGTGGAAAACACAGATGAGACCTTCTGCATTGACAATGAGGCCCTGTACGATATTTGCTTCCGCACCCTGAAGCTGACCACACCCACCTACGGAGACCTCAACCACCTGGTATCAGCCACCATGAGTGGGGTGACCACTTGTCTCCGCTTCCCTGGCCAACTCAATGCCGACCTCCGTAAACTGGCTGTCAACATGGTGCCCTTCCCCCGCTTGCATTTCTTCATGCCAGGCTTTGCACCTCTCACAAGCAGGGGCAGTCAACAGTATCGTGCCCTCTCTGTGCCAGAGCTCACACAGCAAATGTTTGATGCCAAGAACATGATGGCAGCCTGTGACCCTCGTCACGGACGCTACCTCACCGTGGCGGCCATCTTCCGTGGCCGTATGTCAATGAAGGAAGTGGATGAGCAGATGTTGAGTGTGCAGAACAAGAACAGCAGCTACTTTGTTGAATGGATTCCCAACAACGTCAAGACCGCCGTTTGTGACATCCCTCCCCGTGGCCTCAAGATGTCCGCCACCTTCATCGGCAACAGCACGGCCATCCAGGAGCTCTTCAGGAGGATCTCTGAGCAGTTCACAGCCATGTTCCGCCGCAAGGCCTTCCTCCACTGGTACACAGGAGAGGGAATGGATGAGATGGAGTTCACTGAGGCTGAAAGCAACATGAATGACTTGGTGTCTGAGTATCAGCAGTACCAGGATGCCACAGCTGATGAACTGGGTGAATATGAAGAGGATGAAATAGAGGATGAGGAAGAAGTCCGCCATGATGTTCGCCACTGA
- the LOC123972926 gene encoding tubulin beta chain-like isoform X2 gives MREIVHIQAGQCGNQIGAKFWEVISDEHGIDPTGSYQGDSDLQLERINVYYNEASGSKFVPRAILVDLEPGTMDSVRSGPFGQLFRPDNFVFGQSGAGNNWAKGHYTEGAELVDSVLDVVRKESENCDCLQGFQLTHSLGGGTGSGMGTLLISKIREEYPDRIMNTFSVMPSPKVSDTVVEPYNATLSVHQLVENTDETFCIDNEALYDICFRTLKLTTPTYGDLNHLVSATMSGVTTCLRFPGQLNADLRKLAVNMVPFPRLHFFMPGFAPLTSRGSQQYRALSVPELTQQMFDAKNMMAACDPRHGRYLTVAAIFRGRMSMKEVDEQMLSVQNKNSSYFVEWIPNNVKTAVCDIPPRGLKMSATFIGNSTAIQELFRRISEQFTAMFRRKAFLHWYTGEGMDEMEFTEAESNMNDLVSEYQQYQDATADELGEYEEDEIEDEEEVRHDVRH, from the exons TTCTGGGAGGTGATAAGTGATGAGCATGGCATCGATCCCACCGGTAGTTACCAAGGTGACAGTGACCTGCAGCTGGAGAGGATAAATGTCTACTACAATGAGGcatcag GCAGCAAATTTGTCCCCCGTGCCATTCTGGTCGACCTGGAGCCAGGAACCATGGATTCAGTCCGCTCCGGCCCATTTGGACAGCTATTCAGGCCTGACAACTTTGTCTTTG GTCAAAGTGGAGCAGGAAATAATTGGGCCAAGGGTCACTACACTGAGGGAGCTGAGCTGGTGGACTCAGTCTTGGACGTGGTGAGGAAGGAGTCAGAGAACTGCGACTGCCTCCAGGGCTTTCAGCTCACCCACTCACTGGGTGGAGGCACAGGTTCAGGAATGGGTACACTGCTCATCAGCAAGATTCGTGAGGAGTATCCTGACCGTATCATGAACACCTTCAGCGTCATGCCCTCCCCGAAGGTGTCTGACACTGTAGTAGAGCCCTACAACGCCACTCTCTCTGTCCACCAGCTAGTGGAAAACACAGATGAGACCTTCTGCATTGACAATGAGGCCCTGTACGATATTTGCTTCCGCACCCTGAAGCTGACCACACCCACCTACGGAGACCTCAACCACCTGGTATCAGCCACCATGAGTGGGGTGACCACTTGTCTCCGCTTCCCTGGCCAACTCAATGCCGACCTCCGTAAACTGGCTGTCAACATGGTGCCCTTCCCCCGCTTGCATTTCTTCATGCCAGGCTTTGCACCTCTCACAAGCAGGGGCAGTCAACAGTATCGTGCCCTCTCTGTGCCAGAGCTCACACAGCAAATGTTTGATGCCAAGAACATGATGGCAGCCTGTGACCCTCGTCACGGACGCTACCTCACCGTGGCGGCCATCTTCCGTGGCCGTATGTCAATGAAGGAAGTGGATGAGCAGATGTTGAGTGTGCAGAACAAGAACAGCAGCTACTTTGTTGAATGGATTCCCAACAACGTCAAGACCGCCGTTTGTGACATCCCTCCCCGTGGCCTCAAGATGTCCGCCACCTTCATCGGCAACAGCACGGCCATCCAGGAGCTCTTCAGGAGGATCTCTGAGCAGTTCACAGCCATGTTCCGCCGCAAGGCCTTCCTCCACTGGTACACAGGAGAGGGAATGGATGAGATGGAGTTCACTGAGGCTGAAAGCAACATGAATGACTTGGTGTCTGAGTATCAGCAGTACCAGGATGCCACAGCTGATGAACTGGGTGAATATGAAGAGGATGAAATAGAGGATGAGGAAGAAGTCCGCCATGATGTTCGCCACTGA